The Ciona intestinalis chromosome 11, KH, whole genome shotgun sequence genome has a segment encoding these proteins:
- the LOC100169894 gene encoding cytochrome P450 CYP3-like member 3 isoform X1 encodes MITPLDILSLETWILILTSFILIRLYIHKRWQVLKDLNIPHDPPTILGVGNMSKFFKDSDAGYKRHLELKQKFGPIYGHYIGLSPHVYVGDPEILKQIMIKEFHIFPDRQKNFQNANGKEFNDNLTAISGKQWKRVRDTLSPTFTSSKLKEMFGIVEDCADSFVQNIGTINSDSNGRFQPAVVFSKVAIDSICSAAFGVNVDSQSKPQGQEPEVVKMALELFNYPVFKNPFFLIFLMFPWTENIAKVFDYSLLPKDCLRYFARLAKTVKKNKANVEQMQRVDILQTMINSEITDNEVKNGATKGLTEIEVTANSLLMMFGGFETTASAMVFLAYNLAVYKDAQHKCREEIEQVIAKHGGLTYEAMNDLKYLMQCLNESLRLYPPAPMNSRYCERDITIHGLTIKKGITVQIPVYGMGRDEEFWEDPLVFKPERMLDMNEIDPMIFQPFGAGPRNCIGMRFALLEIKISFAKLLQKFHLDVCEDTPAAPIDVSFKSGMRTKQDLFLKVTARE; translated from the exons ATGATTACTCCTCTTGATATTTTATCGTTGGAAACTTGGATTTTAATCCTGACTTCATTCATTCTTATCAG ACTGTACATCCACAAAAGATGGCAAGTGCTAAAGGACCTTAACATACCACATGATCCACCTACAATACTGGGGGTTGGAAACATGAGCAAATTCTTTAAAGATTCTGATGCA GGCTATAAGAGACATTTAgaattgaaacaaaagtttggGCCAATTTATGG tCATTACATTGGTTTAAGTCCACATGTTTATGTTGGTGACCCAgaaattttaaagcaaatcATGATAAAAGAATTTCATATATTTCCAGATAGACAG aaaaactttcaaaacgCAAATGGTAAAGAGTTCAATGACAATCTAACTGCTATCAGTGGTAAGCAATGGAAAAGAGTGAG GGACACCCTTTCTCCAACGTTTACTTCTTCAAAGTTGAAAGAAATGTTTGGTATAGTTGAAGATTGTGCCGATagttttgttcaaaacattggAACGATAAACTCAGATAGTAATGGAAGATTCCAGCCTGCAGT TGTATTTTCCAAAGTTGCGATAGATTCAATTTGTTCTGCAGCCTTTGGTGTGAATGTCGACTCACAG TCAAAACCACAAGGACAGGAACCTGAAGTAGTTAAGATGGCTTTGGAACTTTTTAACTACCCAGTCTTTAAGAATCCATTCTTTCTTATATTCC TGATGTTTCCATGGACGGAAAACATTGCTAAAGTATTTGATTACAGTCTTTTACCAAAAGATTGTTTGCGTTATTTTGCCCGGCTAGCTAAGACTGTGAAAAAGAACAAAGCAAATGTCGAACAG ATGCAGAGGGTGGATATTCTGCAGACAATGATTAATTCTGAGATAACAGATAATGAGGTAAAGAATGGAGCAACTAAAG GTTTGACCGAAATAGAAGTGACTGCCAACAGTCTTCTGATGATGTTTGGTGGTTTTGAAACTACAGCAAGTGCCATGGTGTTCCTTGCATATAACCTGGCTGTGTATAAAGATGCACAACACAAATGCAGGGAAGAGATTGAACAAGTCATTGCTAAACAT GGTGGGTTGACATACGAGGCAATGAATGATTTGAAATACTTAATGCAATGTCTGAATGAATCATTGAGACTTTATCCACCTGCTCCTAT gaACTCCCGATACTGTGAGCGTGATATTACTATCCATGGCTTGACAATCAAGAAAGGAATCACCGTTCAGATCCCGGTGTATGGGATGGGAAGAGATGAAGAGTTTTGGGAAGATCCCCTTGTGTTTAAACCAGAAAG AATGTTGGACATGAATGAGATTGATCCAATGATATTCCAACCATTTGGTGCTGGTCCACGTAACTGTATTGGAATGAGATTTGCACTTCTTGAAATTAAAATCAGTTTCGCAAAACTTCTGCAGAAATTTCATCTCGATGTTTGTGAAGATACCCCT GCTGCTCCAATTGACGTTTCATTCAAGAGTGGAATGAGAACAAAGCAAGATCTCTTCCTCAAAGTTACAGCAAGAGAATGA
- the LOC100169894 gene encoding cytochrome P450 CYP3-like member 3 (The RefSeq protein has 12 substitutions compared to this genomic sequence) encodes MITPLDILSLETWILILTSFILIRLYIHKRWQVLKDLNIPHDPPTILGVGNMSKFFKDSDAGYKRHLELKQKFGPIYGHYIGLSPHVYVGDPEILKQIMIKEFHIFPDRQRNFQNANGKEFNDNLTAISGKQWKRVRDTLSPTFTSSKLKEMFGIVEDCADSFVQNIGTINSDDDGRFQPAVAFSKVALDSICSAAFGVNVDSQSKPQGQEPEVVKMALKLFNYPVFKNPFFLIFLMFPWTEQIAKVFDYSLLPKDCLRYFARLAKTVKKNKTNVKQRVDIMQTLINSEITDNDVKNGATKGLTEIEVTANSLLMMFGGFETTASAMVFLAYNLAVYKDAQHKCREEIEQVIAKHGGLTYEAMNDLKYLMQCLNESLRLYPPAPMNSRYCERDITIHGLTIKKGITVQIPVYGMGRDEEFWEDPLVFKPERMLDMNEIDPMIFQPFGAGPRNCIGMRFALLEIKISFAKLLQKFHLDVCEDTPAAPIDVSFKSGMRTKQDLFLKVTARE; translated from the exons ATGATTACTCCTCTTGATATTTTATCGTTGGAAACTTGGATTTTAATCCTGACTTCATTCATTCTTATCAG ACTGTACATCCACAAAAGATGGCAAGTGCTAAAGGACCTTAACATACCACATGATCCACCTACAATACTGGGGGTTGGAAACATGAGCAAATTCTTTAAAGATTCTGATGCA GGCTATAAGAGACATTTAgaattgaaacaaaagtttggGCCAATTTATGG tCATTACATTGGTTTAAGTCCACATGTTTATGTTGGTGACCCAgaaattttaaagcaaatcATGATAAAAGAATTTCATATATTTCCAGATAGACAG aaaaactttcaaaacgCAAATGGTAAAGAGTTCAATGACAATCTAACTGCTATCAGTGGTAAGCAATGGAAAAGAGTGAG GGACACCCTTTCTCCAACGTTTACTTCTTCAAAGTTGAAAGAAATGTTTGGTATAGTTGAAGATTGTGCCGATagttttgttcaaaacattggAACGATAAACTCAGATAGTAATGGAAGATTCCAGCCTGCAGT TGTATTTTCCAAAGTTGCGATAGATTCAATTTGTTCTGCAGCCTTTGGTGTGAATGTCGACTCACAG TCAAAACCACAAGGACAGGAACCTGAAGTAGTTAAGATGGCTTTGGAACTTTTTAACTACCCAGTCTTTAAGAATCCATTCTTTCTTATATTCC TGATGTTTCCATGGACGGAAAACATTGCTAAAGTATTTGATTACAGTCTTTTACCAAAAGATTGTTTGCGTTATTTTGCCCGGCTAGCTAAGACTGTGAAAAAGAACAAAGCAAATGTCGAACAG AGGGTGGATATTCTGCAGACAATGATTAATTCTGAGATAACAGATAATGAGGTAAAGAATGGAGCAACTAAAG GTTTGACCGAAATAGAAGTGACTGCCAACAGTCTTCTGATGATGTTTGGTGGTTTTGAAACTACAGCAAGTGCCATGGTGTTCCTTGCATATAACCTGGCTGTGTATAAAGATGCACAACACAAATGCAGGGAAGAGATTGAACAAGTCATTGCTAAACAT GGTGGGTTGACATACGAGGCAATGAATGATTTGAAATACTTAATGCAATGTCTGAATGAATCATTGAGACTTTATCCACCTGCTCCTAT gaACTCCCGATACTGTGAGCGTGATATTACTATCCATGGCTTGACAATCAAGAAAGGAATCACCGTTCAGATCCCGGTGTATGGGATGGGAAGAGATGAAGAGTTTTGGGAAGATCCCCTTGTGTTTAAACCAGAAAG AATGTTGGACATGAATGAGATTGATCCAATGATATTCCAACCATTTGGTGCTGGTCCACGTAACTGTATTGGAATGAGATTTGCACTTCTTGAAATTAAAATCAGTTTCGCAAAACTTCTGCAGAAATTTCATCTCGATGTTTGTGAAGATACCCCT GCTGCTCCAATTGACGTTTCATTCAAGAGTGGAATGAGAACAAAGCAAGATCTCTTCCTCAAAGTTACAGCAAGAGAATGA